In the Oscillospiraceae bacterium genome, one interval contains:
- a CDS encoding discoidin domain-containing protein — MKKLIALALAVIMAVPYGFSMTATAASGEVYQKIDQADVHEAPGYLYARALANAQRLETGTYANVDWVFNNDHGNWAGDMQGRLILGAVRQAAILHDRQSTWLSTLMNKMMEYRVDGAYMNYAYTPGHPIEQYFSGHSWFLRAMCEVYKYNKDPRALETLLNLVDGMLIGGREDIAAYPTRQLTDSSSDTGDGRWSLSGGDTACFFMMVDGATDAYHVLKGIDGQEARAAQLKEVIDIYVNKYQLAEPVAKRFQTHATLTAVRGLIRYYGDTGEQLALELAIKRMNEYRKFAMTEDYQNYNWWQRPQWTEGCAVIDSYEASIDLFRVTGDVEWLEYSQWILYTGLGFNQFPNGGFGTDNCLGTGGQTTLSRGGEAPQCCVMRGGEGMADAILYQYLIDPSGALLALQYTNSTYTYRSPTGDVTIKQESNYPDESTVKFTITDPGSSTGVRLKLFVPSFVTAFSLSVDGVPVQNPATDGSFLTVDLNPQTDTTVDFSFNQPITFRSTRESAGHVAGLVYARGFAELGWFNTAGEADLPFAQRTLEPLYKAFTNGKNSAQVIASRLNAAVGLPAAATSGDASPVTDGSKASGWTSERQTSKTAEQSVTVDFGVPTPIDVVTVYPLGSGAKAPRTYAVEMSADGDVWKTINAITEADVNSYANPFETDVKPQQTARYVRVRATELAPDGAEGYVAEIGEIEIYSASAKTLRIQSDNLTHDRVSVNGSAPRKLPFVVSAIAGTAMDIALIPADDPAPENVFVGWSGAASGIDRRLGITLEDDATLTAHYGPSSFENLALGRSVTSNSLGADNANWALKNLTDGYIIHPNAANSVGYTSTGTASPDVSVSPVTIQVDLGENKDFNIVKLFPRDDGYYAVDGDYANFPKDFTISVKAEGENDFTVIKTVTGAAPPTFGVAVYDVGPQTARYILLTVTRKGDYAAADPQYRVQLAELTVYDTGEMKARDRLTITGDKGLKAVVNGRTLVLPSTTTFPAGTIVAVSTSEPDFWGWSGFVSSSHREIRFIIEKDVTLDLNLRRTSEISLVPHADMTAAATSQMADDGSADARAGNGPASWAIDGNLNTWWNVKYTAPAADPQLPQSITLTFNGAARNVCRLEYRNRAGSGTIYGNITQYVLEGRLPDGEWRQLDAGTWDGASDLLNAAAFDPVAVTAVRLTALACTGSTGRYYVAAREINVYEMTYTDDLVSHDEMTATATSEMDTMAYTADAAAGNGGASWAIDGRLNTWWHIDYKNPPNPLLPQSITLAFDRTINADKLVYFRRSGGGDQLNGNITQYKLEGLTPAGDWLTLAAGQWADTSGGSNAVIFSATRVDALRLTAERGHGGWACAAEIDVYERRELTPITPEPFQSFQTVTELGDNTIKISSAAVNNRDSAQPMYGIFALYDENGRLLGIEKQETVLQPGQERTLPYHFDSLLPDVRYTAKLFYFGPDPAYTPLAENCQFLL; from the coding sequence ATGAAAAAGCTCATAGCGCTCGCGCTGGCGGTTATCATGGCCGTGCCGTACGGGTTCAGCATGACGGCGACTGCCGCATCAGGGGAAGTATACCAAAAAATCGACCAGGCTGATGTCCACGAGGCGCCTGGTTATCTGTACGCGCGTGCCTTGGCCAATGCCCAAAGATTGGAAACTGGCACATACGCGAACGTGGACTGGGTTTTCAACAACGACCACGGCAACTGGGCGGGCGACATGCAGGGCCGCCTCATATTGGGGGCTGTACGCCAGGCCGCCATTTTGCACGACAGGCAATCGACCTGGCTCAGTACGCTCATGAACAAAATGATGGAGTACCGCGTGGATGGCGCGTATATGAACTATGCCTACACCCCGGGCCATCCCATAGAGCAGTACTTCTCCGGCCACAGTTGGTTTCTGCGCGCTATGTGCGAAGTGTACAAGTACAACAAAGACCCAAGGGCGCTTGAGACGCTGCTCAATCTTGTCGATGGGATGCTTATCGGCGGCAGAGAGGATATCGCCGCCTACCCGACGCGGCAGCTGACCGATTCCAGTTCGGACACGGGCGACGGCAGATGGTCGCTGTCGGGCGGCGACACCGCCTGCTTCTTCATGATGGTGGACGGCGCCACAGATGCGTACCATGTGCTCAAAGGCATCGACGGGCAGGAGGCGCGCGCGGCGCAGCTGAAGGAAGTCATCGATATATATGTAAATAAATACCAATTGGCGGAGCCGGTGGCGAAACGGTTCCAGACGCACGCGACGCTGACCGCAGTACGCGGTTTGATCCGCTATTATGGCGACACGGGGGAACAACTGGCGCTTGAGCTGGCCATCAAACGCATGAACGAATACAGAAAATTCGCCATGACCGAGGACTACCAAAACTACAACTGGTGGCAGCGGCCGCAATGGACGGAAGGCTGCGCCGTCATCGATTCGTATGAGGCCTCGATCGATCTGTTCCGGGTCACGGGCGACGTCGAATGGCTTGAATACAGCCAGTGGATCCTTTACACGGGGTTGGGTTTCAACCAGTTCCCGAACGGCGGCTTCGGTACGGACAACTGTCTTGGGACCGGCGGCCAGACCACTCTCTCGCGCGGCGGCGAGGCGCCGCAATGCTGTGTCATGCGCGGCGGTGAAGGCATGGCTGACGCGATTTTGTACCAATACCTGATTGATCCCAGTGGGGCGCTACTGGCCCTGCAGTACACAAACAGCACATACACCTACCGCTCGCCGACCGGCGACGTCACAATCAAGCAGGAGAGCAATTATCCCGACGAGAGCACTGTCAAGTTCACGATCACGGACCCCGGTTCATCCACCGGCGTCCGGCTGAAATTGTTCGTGCCGTCGTTTGTCACCGCGTTCAGTCTGTCGGTCGACGGCGTTCCGGTACAAAACCCTGCGACGGACGGCAGTTTCCTCACCGTAGACCTCAACCCGCAGACGGATACAACAGTCGATTTTTCGTTCAACCAACCGATCACATTCCGTTCGACGCGTGAATCGGCGGGGCATGTGGCCGGCTTGGTCTATGCGAGAGGTTTTGCCGAGCTTGGCTGGTTCAACACGGCCGGGGAGGCCGACCTGCCGTTTGCGCAGCGGACGCTCGAACCCTTGTACAAAGCGTTTACCAACGGCAAAAACAGCGCCCAAGTGATCGCCAGCCGTCTGAACGCGGCTGTGGGTCTCCCCGCTGCGGCCACCAGCGGCGACGCGTCGCCTGTGACCGACGGATCGAAAGCAAGCGGCTGGACGTCGGAGAGACAAACGTCTAAGACCGCGGAACAATCTGTTACGGTTGACTTCGGTGTCCCGACGCCGATAGACGTCGTCACGGTCTATCCGCTGGGCAGCGGCGCGAAAGCCCCGCGCACATATGCCGTCGAAATGTCCGCCGACGGTGATGTCTGGAAGACGATCAATGCGATCACCGAGGCCGACGTCAACAGCTATGCAAACCCGTTTGAGACGGACGTCAAGCCGCAGCAAACGGCCCGCTATGTCCGTGTGAGGGCGACAGAACTCGCACCGGACGGCGCGGAGGGCTATGTGGCGGAGATCGGCGAGATTGAGATCTACAGCGCATCCGCAAAGACGCTGCGCATCCAATCGGACAATCTCACGCACGACCGCGTTTCCGTCAATGGAAGCGCGCCGCGAAAACTGCCCTTCGTCGTCAGCGCCATTGCGGGCACCGCGATGGACATTGCGCTCATCCCCGCGGACGACCCTGCCCCGGAGAACGTTTTTGTGGGTTGGTCCGGCGCGGCTTCGGGCATCGACAGGCGCCTGGGCATCACATTGGAAGACGACGCCACCCTGACGGCCCACTACGGCCCGTCGTCATTCGAGAATCTCGCGCTGGGCCGGAGCGTCACCTCAAACAGTCTGGGCGCAGACAACGCCAACTGGGCGCTTAAAAATCTGACCGACGGTTACATCATACACCCGAACGCCGCCAACAGCGTCGGCTACACAAGCACGGGGACTGCGTCGCCGGACGTCTCCGTAAGCCCTGTGACGATACAGGTGGACTTGGGTGAGAACAAAGATTTCAACATTGTCAAACTGTTCCCGCGCGACGACGGTTATTACGCGGTCGACGGCGACTATGCCAACTTCCCGAAAGATTTTACGATCTCTGTGAAGGCCGAGGGCGAAAACGACTTCACCGTCATAAAAACAGTGACCGGCGCCGCTCCGCCGACGTTTGGCGTGGCGGTTTATGATGTGGGACCCCAGACCGCGCGGTATATCTTGCTCACCGTGACCCGAAAAGGCGATTATGCCGCCGCCGACCCGCAATATCGCGTGCAACTGGCCGAACTGACCGTGTACGACACGGGTGAGATGAAAGCGCGTGACCGGCTCACCATCACCGGCGACAAAGGGCTGAAGGCCGTCGTCAACGGCCGTACGCTTGTGCTGCCAAGCACGACGACATTCCCAGCCGGAACGATTGTCGCCGTCTCCACGAGTGAACCGGATTTTTGGGGCTGGAGCGGTTTTGTGTCGAGCAGCCACCGAGAGATCAGGTTCATCATTGAAAAGGATGTGACGCTGGACTTAAATCTGCGTCGGACCTCTGAAATCAGCCTGGTCCCGCACGCCGATATGACGGCCGCAGCCACCAGTCAGATGGCCGACGACGGATCCGCAGACGCCAGGGCCGGCAATGGCCCGGCATCCTGGGCGATCGACGGCAACCTGAACACGTGGTGGAACGTAAAATACACCGCCCCCGCGGCGGACCCGCAGCTGCCGCAGAGCATCACGCTCACATTCAACGGGGCGGCCAGAAACGTTTGCAGGCTGGAATACCGCAACCGCGCCGGGTCCGGGACCATTTACGGAAACATCACGCAGTACGTTCTGGAGGGACGCCTGCCGGACGGCGAATGGCGGCAGCTGGACGCCGGGACATGGGACGGCGCGAGCGATCTGCTCAATGCCGCGGCGTTTGACCCGGTCGCGGTCACCGCCGTCCGTTTGACCGCTCTCGCGTGTACTGGCAGCACGGGCCGGTATTATGTGGCCGCCAGGGAGATCAACGTCTACGAGATGACCTACACGGACGATCTGGTCTCGCATGATGAGATGACCGCGACGGCGACAAGCGAGATGGATACAATGGCGTATACGGCTGACGCCGCCGCCGGCAACGGAGGCGCCTCGTGGGCGATCGACGGCAGGTTGAATACATGGTGGCATATTGACTATAAAAACCCGCCGAACCCACTGTTGCCGCAGAGTATCACGCTCGCCTTCGACCGCACGATCAATGCGGATAAGCTCGTGTATTTCAGGCGCAGCGGCGGCGGGGATCAGCTCAATGGGAACATCACGCAGTACAAGCTGGAAGGATTGACGCCGGCCGGCGATTGGTTGACGTTGGCGGCCGGTCAGTGGGCCGATACAAGCGGCGGGAGCAATGCTGTGATTTTTTCTGCCACTCGTGTTGACGCCTTGCGTCTGACGGCGGAACGAGGGCACGGCGGATGGGCTTGCGCCGCCGAGATCGATGTTTATGAGCGCAGGGAACTGACGCCGATCACGCCGGAGCCGTTCCAATCGTTCCAAACCGTTACCGAACTTGGCGACAATACAATCAAGATTTCTTCCGCAGCCGTCAACAACAGGGACAGTGCCCAGCCGATGTACGGGATTTTTGCCTTATATGATGAGAACGGACGTCTGCTCGGAATCGAAAAGCAGGAAACCGTCTTGCAGCCCGGTCAAGAGCGGACACTGCCGTATCATTTCGATTCGCTTCTCCCCGACGTACGCTACACGGCCAAACTGTTCTATTTTGGCCCCGACCCCGCCTATACCCCGCTGGCCGAGAACTGTCAGTTCCTTTTGTAA